In the genome of Kitasatospora cathayae, one region contains:
- a CDS encoding RICIN domain-containing protein — MGASVAVVNTASAGTVAVDTSPWYLLVNRGTGQVLDDYGYGAYDGASVVQWSRTGGANQQWKFIDAGDGNYRLQNRYSGKVLDDYGWSKTEGSQVRQWSDLNGANQQFHLEKSSDGYVRLINRFNGKAVEVPLGSKTDGGQIAQYHDWNGANQQWQLVPAGSTSGTGNTGGSGSSATPTKPATPGGSAPTSQAPSGDHPTSAPPAPGGGNNSAKSFMGSNTVLIGGSMSDASASAAPFDVQYAYVHSQPAPSSDYYTAARCQDGWSGWWGCWTGSTTAPGTYVTYKDANAAHATYQGKSRPQKQLWTWYSLRDLGDAAGQGDGPGEVQAINRADLLTRYLNDYRFFLQKIGTSHDMIDLEPDFWGYVRSLGNPHQVAAQVKAANPTDCGSQENSASGLAQCLIAMGHKYAPNAGVGMHLSCFDWQQNTPQCVKDYADLGASGADFLVTDVTDRDAGWYALPAHGSRDTFWNDQKGFAALGFYKTMAESVGKPVVLWQVPLGNMAQNNTPNHYKDDKVDWFFSHLDQVANAHVGGILFGAGWTEQTTPETDGGNLINKTIAYRNSGGTPLK; from the coding sequence GTGGGCGCATCCGTGGCCGTGGTCAACACGGCCTCGGCGGGCACTGTGGCCGTGGACACGAGCCCCTGGTACCTGCTGGTCAACCGCGGCACCGGCCAGGTGCTGGACGACTACGGCTACGGCGCGTACGACGGCGCTTCGGTGGTGCAGTGGAGCCGCACCGGCGGGGCGAACCAGCAGTGGAAGTTCATCGACGCGGGTGACGGGAACTACCGGCTGCAGAACCGGTACTCCGGCAAGGTGCTGGACGACTACGGCTGGTCGAAGACCGAAGGCTCCCAGGTGAGGCAGTGGAGTGACCTGAACGGCGCCAACCAGCAGTTCCACCTGGAGAAGTCGTCGGACGGCTACGTGCGTCTGATCAACCGCTTCAACGGCAAGGCCGTCGAGGTCCCGCTCGGCTCCAAGACGGACGGGGGCCAGATCGCCCAGTACCACGACTGGAACGGCGCCAACCAGCAGTGGCAGCTCGTCCCGGCCGGCAGTACCAGCGGCACCGGGAACACGGGGGGCTCCGGCAGCAGCGCCACGCCCACCAAACCTGCCACGCCGGGCGGCAGCGCTCCGACGAGCCAGGCCCCGAGCGGTGACCACCCGACGTCGGCGCCGCCGGCGCCGGGCGGCGGCAACAACTCGGCGAAGAGCTTCATGGGCAGCAACACGGTGCTCATCGGCGGCTCGATGTCCGACGCCTCGGCGAGCGCCGCGCCGTTCGACGTGCAGTACGCCTACGTGCACAGCCAGCCCGCGCCCTCCTCGGACTACTACACGGCGGCCCGCTGCCAGGACGGGTGGTCGGGCTGGTGGGGCTGCTGGACCGGCAGCACCACGGCGCCCGGCACGTACGTGACCTACAAGGACGCCAATGCGGCTCATGCGACCTACCAGGGCAAGTCGCGCCCGCAGAAGCAGCTCTGGACCTGGTACTCGCTGCGCGACCTCGGCGACGCGGCGGGCCAGGGCGACGGTCCGGGCGAGGTCCAGGCCATCAACAGGGCCGACCTGCTCACCCGCTACCTGAACGACTACCGCTTCTTCCTCCAGAAGATCGGCACCTCGCACGACATGATCGACCTGGAACCCGACTTCTGGGGCTACGTCCGCTCGCTCGGCAACCCGCACCAGGTCGCCGCACAGGTCAAGGCCGCGAACCCCACGGACTGCGGCTCGCAGGAGAACAGCGCCTCCGGCCTGGCCCAGTGCCTGATCGCGATGGGGCACAAGTACGCGCCGAACGCCGGCGTGGGAATGCACCTGTCCTGCTTCGACTGGCAGCAGAACACCCCGCAGTGCGTCAAGGACTACGCGGACCTCGGGGCATCGGGCGCCGACTTCCTGGTCACCGACGTGACGGACCGCGACGCCGGCTGGTACGCGCTGCCCGCCCACGGCAGCCGTGACACCTTCTGGAACGACCAGAAGGGCTTTGCCGCGCTCGGCTTCTACAAGACGATGGCCGAGTCCGTGGGCAAGCCGGTGGTCCTGTGGCAGGTCCCCCTGGGCAACATGGCGCAGAACAACACGCCCAACCACTACAAGGACGACAAGGTCGACTGGTTCTTCTCCCACCTGGACCAGGTGGCGAACGCACACGTCGGCGGCATCCTGTTCGGCGCCGGCTGGACGGAACAGACCACGCCCGAGACCGACGGCGGAAACCTGATCAACAAGACGATCGCCTACCGCAACTCGGGCGGCACGCCGCTCAAGTAG
- a CDS encoding protein phosphatase 2C domain-containing protein, whose translation MQLQLAGEARRPDRESEDFVAASPEALVLLDGASSPAGLESGCRHGTAWYVRRLGVHLLARLTDRADRSIAECLADAIVETAALHGGRCDLGHANTPAAMVVAARRHGKSLEYLVLGDSLLVLEYKDGPPKVIGDNQRFPGGEGLRRQVWATVPGSAERAALHLEYALAVRAARNRGTGPWIAAANPRAAEHAETGFVPLDRLHALAALTDGASRYTERFGLGSWGDVLRLLAESGPGELIAQVREVERADAGCERWPRGKTHDDASAVYALL comes from the coding sequence ATGCAGCTACAGCTCGCAGGGGAAGCGCGGCGGCCCGACCGCGAGAGCGAGGACTTCGTGGCGGCCTCGCCGGAGGCACTGGTCCTGCTGGACGGCGCCAGCTCGCCGGCCGGCCTGGAGTCCGGGTGCCGGCACGGAACGGCCTGGTACGTCCGCCGGTTGGGGGTGCACCTGCTCGCCCGGCTCACCGACCGGGCGGACCGTTCGATCGCCGAGTGCCTGGCCGACGCCATCGTGGAGACGGCCGCGCTGCACGGCGGCCGCTGCGACCTCGGCCACGCCAACACGCCCGCGGCGATGGTGGTCGCGGCCCGGCGGCACGGGAAGTCGCTGGAGTACCTGGTGCTCGGCGACTCGTTGCTGGTGCTGGAGTACAAGGACGGGCCGCCCAAGGTGATCGGGGACAACCAGCGCTTCCCAGGCGGGGAGGGGCTGCGCCGCCAGGTCTGGGCGACCGTCCCCGGCTCGGCCGAGCGGGCCGCGCTGCACCTCGAGTACGCGCTGGCGGTGCGCGCCGCCCGCAACCGCGGCACCGGCCCGTGGATCGCCGCCGCCAACCCGCGGGCGGCCGAGCACGCCGAGACCGGTTTCGTCCCGCTGGACCGGTTGCACGCGCTGGCCGCCCTGACCGACGGCGCCTCGCGCTACACCGAGCGCTTCGGGCTGGGCAGTTGGGGTGACGTGCTGCGGCTGCTCGCCGAGTCCGGTCCGGGCGAGCTGATCGCCCAGGTCCGCGAGGTGGAGCGGGCGGACGCCGGCTGCGAACGCTGGCCGCGCGGCAAGACCCACGACGACGCCTCCGCCGTCTACGCGTTGCTGTAG
- a CDS encoding TIGR03086 family metal-binding protein, producing MKLVELHAQAMGLAVEVVDGVRPDQLDRPTPCAGWTLRRLLEHCVGQHQGFAAAARGAGPDLALFADAPLGADPAEDFRRTGAELTAAFREAAVTGRALWLPEVRDGGPFPLAQAVGFHLVDALVHAWDVAAALGGTDRLVAVVEGDDALATALLAVTEAVPDTPEARAPGRAFRPGLEPAGGAGRFDRALALLGRDPAWKA from the coding sequence ATGAAGCTCGTCGAACTGCACGCACAGGCCATGGGACTGGCCGTCGAGGTGGTGGACGGGGTCCGGCCGGACCAGCTGGACCGGCCCACCCCGTGCGCCGGGTGGACGCTGCGCCGGCTGCTGGAGCACTGCGTCGGCCAGCACCAGGGTTTCGCCGCGGCCGCCCGCGGCGCCGGGCCGGACCTGGCGCTGTTCGCGGACGCCCCGCTCGGCGCGGACCCGGCGGAGGACTTCCGCCGCACCGGCGCCGAACTCACTGCGGCCTTCCGCGAGGCGGCCGTCACCGGCCGGGCGCTCTGGCTGCCCGAGGTCCGCGACGGCGGGCCCTTCCCGCTCGCCCAGGCGGTCGGTTTCCACCTGGTGGACGCCCTGGTGCACGCGTGGGACGTCGCCGCCGCGCTCGGCGGCACGGACCGGCTGGTCGCCGTGGTGGAGGGCGACGACGCCCTGGCCACCGCGCTGCTGGCGGTGACCGAGGCCGTCCCGGACACGCCGGAGGCCCGGGCGCCAGGGCGGGCCTTCCGTCCGGGCCTCGAACCCGCCGGCGGCGCCGGCCGGTTCGACCGCGCCCTGGCGCTGCTCGGCCGGGACCCGGCCTGGAAGGCCTGA
- a CDS encoding IS481 family transposase encodes MPHRNAPLTETGRLRLARCVVDDGWPLRRAAERFQVSPTTAKRWADRYRALGEAGMSDLSSRPHRSPRRTPSRTERRIIKVRVLRRWGPARIAYLLRLNPATVHRVLTRYRLARLAHLDRATARPVRRYERAAPGELVHVDIKKLGNIPDGGGHKVLGREAGRKTRSGAGYSYLHNAVDDHSRLAYSEILPDERKETATAFWARASEFFARAGITVQRVLTDNGSCYRSRTWRDALAAEGITHKRTRPYRPQTNGKVERFNRTLLDEWAYARPYRTEQERRDAYPAWLHTYNHHRGHTALAGKPPASRVPNLTSQNS; translated from the coding sequence ATGCCACACCGTAACGCACCGCTGACCGAGACCGGACGCCTGCGCCTGGCCCGCTGCGTGGTCGACGACGGCTGGCCGTTGCGGCGGGCCGCCGAGCGCTTCCAGGTCTCACCCACCACGGCCAAGCGCTGGGCGGACCGCTACCGGGCGCTGGGCGAGGCCGGTATGAGCGACCTCTCCAGCCGCCCGCACCGCAGCCCCCGGCGGACCCCGTCGCGCACCGAGCGGCGGATCATCAAGGTCCGCGTCCTGCGCCGCTGGGGCCCGGCCCGCATCGCCTACCTGCTGCGGCTCAACCCAGCGACCGTGCACCGCGTGCTGACCCGCTACCGGCTCGCCCGCCTGGCCCATCTGGACCGCGCGACCGCCCGCCCGGTGCGGCGCTACGAACGCGCCGCACCGGGCGAGTTGGTCCACGTCGACATCAAGAAGCTCGGCAACATCCCCGACGGCGGCGGCCACAAGGTCCTGGGCCGTGAGGCCGGCCGCAAGACCCGTTCCGGCGCGGGCTACAGCTACCTCCACAACGCCGTGGACGACCACTCCCGCCTGGCCTACAGCGAGATCCTGCCCGACGAGCGCAAGGAGACCGCCACCGCCTTCTGGGCCCGGGCAAGCGAGTTCTTCGCCCGGGCCGGGATCACCGTCCAGCGCGTGCTGACCGACAACGGCTCCTGCTACCGCTCCCGGACCTGGCGCGATGCCCTCGCGGCCGAAGGCATCACGCACAAGCGAACCCGGCCCTACCGGCCCCAGACCAACGGCAAGGTCGAACGCTTCAACCGCACCCTGCTCGACGAATGGGCCTACGCCAGGCCCTACCGCACCGAACAGGAACGCCGCGACGCCTACCCCGCCTGGCTCCACACCTACAATCACCACCGCGGACACACAGCACTCGCAGGCAAGCCACCCGCCAGCCGCGTCCCCAACCTCACGAGTCAGAACAGCTAG
- a CDS encoding amidase — protein MEEPLVQPRSLIREAAALRAGAPGLSEHVDRFCARVERVDPLLHAFVAEPGRHDRLRARARELAVRYPEPTGRPPLYGVAVGVKDIVHVDGLPTHAGSALPPGVLAGPQAVVVDRLLAAGALVGGKTVTAEFAASAPGPTRNPHHPGHTPGGSSSGSAAAVAAGLVPLAIGTQTVGSVIRPAAYCGVVGFRPTYGRIPVSGVIPNAPSLDTLGVFTADLAGAVLAASLLCDDWRGVGEGVDTGADPEPVLGVPEGPYLERAEPLALRAFEERLVRFERAGLTVRRVPLFPDFAEVTRQLQTVNRFELARSHADWFARFGGLYRPETVASIRAGQGVAAEDRAAALGFRERLGEWVAGAAAAAGVDLWLAPSAPGGAPEGLHSTGDAVMSLPWSYLGLPALSLPAGRTPDGLPLGLQVVGAAGGDERLLAQAAVLERVSGPDVP, from the coding sequence ATGGAGGAACCTCTCGTCCAGCCACGGTCGTTGATCCGCGAGGCGGCCGCACTGCGGGCCGGTGCGCCCGGTCTGTCCGAGCACGTCGACCGTTTCTGTGCGCGGGTCGAGCGGGTGGATCCGCTGCTCCACGCCTTCGTGGCGGAACCCGGGCGGCACGACCGACTGCGGGCGCGGGCAAGGGAGTTGGCCGTGCGGTACCCGGAGCCGACCGGGCGGCCGCCGCTGTACGGGGTGGCGGTGGGGGTCAAGGACATCGTGCACGTGGACGGGCTGCCCACGCACGCCGGCTCCGCCCTGCCGCCGGGCGTGCTGGCGGGGCCGCAGGCCGTGGTGGTGGACCGGTTGCTGGCGGCGGGGGCGCTGGTCGGGGGCAAGACGGTGACCGCCGAGTTCGCGGCGAGCGCCCCGGGCCCGACCCGCAATCCGCACCATCCGGGGCACACCCCGGGCGGTTCCAGCAGCGGTTCGGCGGCGGCGGTCGCGGCGGGGCTGGTGCCGCTCGCGATCGGCACCCAGACGGTCGGTTCGGTGATCCGGCCGGCCGCGTACTGCGGGGTGGTGGGCTTCCGGCCGACGTACGGGCGGATCCCGGTCTCGGGGGTGATCCCGAACGCACCGAGCTTGGACACCCTGGGGGTGTTCACCGCCGACCTGGCGGGTGCGGTGCTGGCGGCCTCGCTGCTCTGCGACGACTGGCGGGGCGTGGGCGAGGGCGTGGATACGGGGGCCGACCCGGAACCGGTGCTCGGGGTGCCGGAAGGACCGTACCTGGAGCGGGCCGAACCGCTCGCGCTGCGCGCCTTCGAGGAGCGGCTCGTACGGTTCGAGCGGGCCGGGCTGACGGTGCGCAGGGTGCCGCTGTTCCCCGACTTCGCCGAGGTCACCCGGCAGTTGCAGACCGTCAACCGGTTCGAGCTGGCCCGCAGTCACGCCGACTGGTTCGCCCGGTTCGGCGGTCTGTACCGGCCGGAGACGGTGGCGAGCATCCGGGCCGGGCAGGGGGTCGCGGCGGAGGACCGCGCGGCCGCGCTGGGGTTCCGGGAGCGGCTGGGCGAGTGGGTGGCCGGGGCGGCGGCCGCGGCCGGGGTGGACCTTTGGCTGGCGCCGTCCGCGCCGGGCGGGGCGCCGGAGGGGCTGCACAGCACCGGGGACGCGGTGATGTCGCTGCCCTGGAGCTACCTCGGCCTGCCCGCGCTGAGCCTGCCGGCCGGGCGCACCCCGGACGGGCTGCCGCTCGGTCTCCAGGTGGTCGGCGCGGCGGGCGGGGACGAGCGGCTGCTGGCCCAAGCGGCCGTGCTGGAGCGGGTGTCGGGCCCGGATGTGCCCTAG